Proteins from one Planctomyces sp. SH-PL62 genomic window:
- a CDS encoding protein kinase domain-containing protein translates to MAERDPTLETTREAEGRAACSNCGRVLIFSGEPPRFCGYCGAPLDPADVSDHDRTQSFTASDETAEFTSAPRRDRGTVESFPERVAGYRLIRRLGSGGMGTVFEAVEEQQGLHVALKLIAPANLGSDEAIQRFRQEGRTASAVTHPRCVFVRAVDEERGQPYLVMELMPGTTLQTLVEEGGPLDPPAAIQMILDAIEGLAEFHRLGMIHRDVKPSNCFLDDEGRVKIGDFGLSKSLEGGADLTRTGAFLGTPLYASPEQIKREPLDERTDVYSVAATLYYLLTGRAPVQTKDAAEALARIVSEPAPPPRTYAPGVSKSLEAVILKGLDRDRSRRWRNLRELHDALLPFVPERVDIASIGLRVGAYAIDLLLFYMGVWSAFAVSFIRHRGRVLETFAFHEQHGRLIEIVDAGLWIIYFTVAEGLFAASIGKWIVGLRVARDPDGDAPGLLRAFVRTLVFVLLLGLGSEVYDAAFPGDPHAADEPWQTARLVAMNLLGLAILVAPMRQRSGFRGLHEWASGTRVVQVVRARRRHWFRRAMRRGLLGGGPRGRRNSGRRRSTRSARIRSRGASRPGAAASSCRGGTRRSTARSGSSSAIPAPPRRTPREGRSIG, encoded by the coding sequence ATGGCGGAGCGCGACCCGACCCTGGAGACCACCCGCGAGGCCGAGGGGCGGGCCGCCTGCTCGAACTGCGGGCGCGTCCTCATTTTCTCGGGCGAGCCCCCCCGTTTCTGCGGCTACTGCGGGGCCCCGCTCGACCCCGCCGACGTCTCGGACCACGACCGGACCCAGTCGTTCACCGCTTCCGACGAGACGGCGGAGTTCACCTCGGCCCCGCGACGCGATCGCGGGACCGTCGAATCCTTCCCGGAGCGGGTGGCCGGCTATCGGCTCATCCGCAGGCTGGGATCGGGCGGGATGGGGACCGTCTTTGAGGCGGTCGAGGAGCAGCAAGGGCTGCACGTCGCCCTGAAGCTGATCGCGCCGGCGAACCTGGGGTCGGACGAGGCCATCCAGCGTTTCCGCCAGGAAGGGCGGACGGCCAGCGCGGTGACGCATCCCCGATGCGTCTTCGTGCGGGCCGTCGACGAGGAGCGCGGCCAGCCCTACCTCGTGATGGAGCTGATGCCGGGGACCACGCTCCAGACGCTGGTCGAGGAGGGGGGCCCGCTCGACCCGCCGGCCGCGATCCAGATGATCCTCGACGCGATCGAGGGCCTGGCCGAGTTCCACAGGCTGGGGATGATCCACCGCGACGTGAAGCCGTCGAACTGCTTCCTCGACGACGAGGGGCGGGTCAAGATCGGCGATTTCGGCCTCTCCAAATCGCTGGAAGGCGGGGCCGACCTCACGCGCACCGGGGCCTTCCTGGGGACGCCGCTCTACGCCTCGCCCGAGCAGATCAAGCGCGAGCCCCTCGACGAGCGGACGGACGTCTATTCGGTCGCGGCGACTTTGTACTACCTGCTGACCGGCCGGGCCCCGGTCCAGACCAAGGACGCGGCGGAAGCGCTGGCGAGGATCGTTTCGGAGCCGGCCCCGCCGCCCCGGACCTACGCCCCGGGGGTCTCGAAGTCGCTGGAAGCCGTCATCCTGAAGGGCCTCGACCGCGACCGCTCGCGACGCTGGCGGAACCTTCGGGAGCTGCACGACGCCCTCCTGCCGTTCGTCCCCGAGCGGGTCGACATCGCCTCGATCGGCCTCCGGGTCGGGGCCTACGCGATCGACCTCCTCCTGTTCTACATGGGAGTCTGGTCGGCCTTCGCGGTCAGCTTCATCCGGCACCGGGGGCGGGTGCTGGAGACCTTTGCATTCCACGAGCAGCATGGTCGGCTCATCGAGATCGTCGACGCGGGCCTCTGGATCATCTATTTCACGGTGGCCGAGGGGCTGTTCGCGGCCTCGATCGGCAAGTGGATCGTCGGCCTGCGGGTGGCGAGGGACCCCGACGGCGACGCGCCCGGCCTCCTCCGCGCGTTCGTCCGGACGCTCGTGTTCGTCCTGCTCCTGGGCCTCGGGAGCGAGGTCTACGACGCCGCCTTCCCGGGCGACCCCCACGCGGCGGACGAGCCCTGGCAGACGGCCCGGCTCGTGGCGATGAACCTCCTGGGCCTGGCGATCCTGGTGGCGCCGATGCGGCAGCGATCGGGGTTCCGCGGCCTGCACGAATGGGCCAGCGGGACCCGCGTGGTCCAGGTCGTCCGGGCTCGCCGTCGGCACTGGTTTCGCCGCGCGATGCGGCGAGGGTTGCTCGGCGGGGGGCCGCGCGGCCGGCGGAACTCGGGCCGCCGCCGCTCGACCAGGTCGGCCCGTATCAGATCGAGGGGAGCGTCTCGTCCCGGAGCGGCTGCCAGCTCCTGTCGGGGCGGGACGCGACGCTCGACCGCCCGGTCTGGCTCGTCCTCCGCGATCCCGGCACCCCCCCGCCGGACTCCACGCGAAGGGCGCTCAATCGGCTGA